A single genomic interval of Homo sapiens chromosome 15, GRCh38.p14 Primary Assembly harbors:
- the CAPN3 gene encoding calpain-3 isoform e (isoform e is encoded by transcript variant 5), whose translation MEICADELKKVLNTVVNKHKDLKTHGFTLESCRSMIALMDTDGSGKLNLQEFHHLWNKIKAWQKIFKHYDTDQSGTINSYEMRNAVNDAGFHLNNQLYDIITMRYADKHMNIDFDSFICCFVRLEGMFRAFHAFDKDGDGIIKLNVLEWLQLTMYA comes from the exons ATGGAGATCTGTGCAGATGAGCTCAAGAAGGTCCTTAACACAGTCGTGAACAAAC ACAAGGACCTGAAGACACACGGGTTCACACTGGAGTCCTGCCGTAGCATGATTGCGCTCATGGAT ACAGATGGCTCTGGAAAGCTCAACCTGCAGGAGTTCCACCACCTCTGGAACAAGATTAAGGCCTGGCAG aaaattttcaaacactATGACACAGACCAGTCCGGCACCATCAACAGCTACGAGATGCGAAATGCAGTCAACGACGCAG GATTCCACCTCAACAACCAGCTCTATGACATCATTACCATGCGGTACGCAGACAAACACATGAACATCGACTTTGACAGTTTCATCTGCTGCTTCGTTAGGCTGGAGGGCATGTTCA GAGCTTTTCATGCATTTGACAAGGATGGAGATGGTATCATCAAGCTCAACGTTCTGGAG TGGCTGCAGCTCACCATGTATGCCTGA